From Paenibacillus graminis, a single genomic window includes:
- a CDS encoding ABC transporter ATP-binding protein yields the protein MNDYLKLHGIRKMFGDVPVLAGVELSIAEGELVTLLGPSGCGKSTLLRCIAGLTDLDSGSILLAGQELTKQPPRSRDVGMVFQSYALFPNLTVSQNVEYGMRMRGVAPAARRSRCEELLALVDLEDKRDVYPQSLSGGQQQRVALARSLAVQPKLLLLDEPLSALDAKIRKNLRAEIRDIQRRLGMTTLFVTHDQEEALILSDRICIMNQGQMVQEGSPEQLYTAPRTEFAARFMGSYNVFNRAEALKLFRRIDSRSDRFAIRPEAVTLLAEGEAIQDDADGMMDVRGQVQTVSILGNIIRAAVVAEGVHLTVDLLNDGRWLRVREGDRVTLLLDPAQLLHLEQEGA from the coding sequence ATGAATGATTATCTGAAGCTGCATGGCATCCGAAAAATGTTTGGCGATGTTCCGGTGCTGGCCGGCGTGGAGCTGAGCATCGCTGAAGGGGAGCTTGTCACACTGCTGGGCCCTTCGGGCTGCGGCAAAAGCACGCTCCTGCGCTGCATCGCCGGACTGACCGATCTGGACAGCGGCAGCATTCTGCTCGCAGGCCAGGAGCTGACGAAGCAGCCGCCCCGCAGCAGGGATGTGGGCATGGTGTTCCAGTCCTATGCGCTGTTCCCCAATCTGACGGTCAGCCAGAATGTGGAATACGGGATGCGTATGCGCGGCGTTGCTCCGGCCGCCCGGCGCAGCCGGTGCGAAGAGCTGCTGGCGCTGGTCGATCTCGAAGACAAGCGCGATGTCTATCCGCAGTCGCTGTCCGGCGGACAGCAGCAGCGGGTGGCGCTGGCCCGCTCGCTGGCCGTCCAGCCCAAGCTGCTGCTGCTGGACGAACCGCTCAGCGCGCTCGACGCCAAAATCCGCAAGAATCTGCGCGCGGAGATCCGCGATATCCAGCGGCGGCTCGGCATGACGACGCTGTTCGTCACCCATGACCAGGAGGAAGCGCTGATTCTCTCGGACCGGATCTGCATCATGAACCAGGGACAGATGGTTCAGGAAGGCTCACCGGAGCAGCTATACACCGCGCCGCGTACGGAATTCGCCGCCCGGTTCATGGGCAGCTACAACGTCTTCAACCGGGCGGAGGCGCTCAAGCTGTTCCGCAGAATTGACAGCCGCTCCGACCGTTTTGCCATCCGCCCCGAGGCGGTAACACTGCTGGCCGAAGGCGAAGCGATCCAGGATGATGCGGATGGCATGATGGATGTGCGCGGACAGGTTCAGACCGTGTCGATTCTGGGCAATATCATCCGCGCTGCTGTCGTGGCTGAAGGCGTTCACCTAACGGTAGACCTGCTGAATGACGGCCGCTGGCTGCGGGTGCGGGAAGGGGATCGTGTGACCCTTCTGCTTGATCCTGCCCAACTGCTGCATCTGGAGCAGGAAGGGGCATAG
- a CDS encoding ABC transporter permease has product MNTRKAGIAPRTFMLLLMIYLLLPLLATGLYAFAQDWQNTLLPRSWTLGWFRGMFQDIRFLEALWNSLYLCVISVLLSLAVMLPAVFVITVYFPRWESFMKGVVVLPYAVPGVVAAVGLIRAYSSGPFDISGTAYLLVGAYFVVILPYMYQGIRNSLLSVSAVELLNAAELLGARRRSAFINVILPNIWPGVMVSALLSFSVLFGEFVLTNMLVGGHIQTIQVYLFRRVGESGHLASAIAISYFVFILLLSAVLMKLGMKIKGQAK; this is encoded by the coding sequence ATGAATACGCGCAAGGCGGGTATTGCCCCGCGTACCTTCATGCTCCTTCTCATGATCTATTTGCTGCTGCCGCTGCTGGCAACGGGGCTGTACGCTTTTGCCCAGGATTGGCAGAATACGCTGCTCCCCCGCAGTTGGACATTAGGCTGGTTCCGCGGCATGTTTCAGGATATCCGTTTTCTGGAGGCGCTGTGGAATTCATTGTATCTGTGTGTGATCAGCGTGCTGCTCAGTCTCGCTGTGATGCTGCCGGCAGTTTTTGTAATTACAGTATATTTTCCGCGCTGGGAGAGCTTCATGAAGGGGGTTGTCGTTCTGCCTTATGCCGTGCCGGGAGTGGTGGCGGCAGTGGGGCTCATCCGTGCGTATTCCTCCGGCCCGTTCGACATTTCCGGGACTGCCTATTTGCTGGTCGGGGCTTATTTTGTGGTCATTCTGCCTTATATGTATCAGGGCATCCGCAACAGTCTGCTCAGCGTATCCGCTGTAGAGCTGCTGAACGCCGCCGAGCTGCTCGGGGCCAGAAGACGGTCCGCTTTTATCAATGTGATTCTGCCGAATATCTGGCCGGGGGTTATGGTCTCCGCGCTGTTGTCCTTCTCTGTGCTGTTTGGGGAGTTCGTGCTGACGAACATGCTGGTCGGGGGGCACATCCAGACGATTCAGGTTTATTTGTTCCGGCGGGTCGGCGAAAGCGGACATTTGGCCAGTGCGATAGCGATCTCCTATTTCGTGTTTATTCTGCTGCTGTCGGCGGTGCTGATGAAGCTGGGGATGAAGATTAAAGGGCAGGCGAAGTAA